The following are encoded together in the Bactrocera neohumeralis isolate Rockhampton chromosome 6, APGP_CSIRO_Bneo_wtdbg2-racon-allhic-juicebox.fasta_v2, whole genome shotgun sequence genome:
- the LOC126762565 gene encoding NAD(+) hydrolase sarm1 isoform X9 — MSHQPPWPIRKGIYRSSGQSDFAPARSPSPIVEMPLSPPPIINSNGGTPISRFSPTCPLSPPPQPIQVIVGPPGPTIATINDNVSATKSSTLSAAATGATKSHAQSASASTQSASSSSQKSSAASSSSSSSSSSSSAARMSAAASSSSSSSSSAAAASRSVRKNSCPPFQHFSSPQIASLPPLPPHAHIQTHQQLPQQQQQSSPQSSANNNNTTVATHTSSQHLNNNNTSGTYSSNPNLSSAATGGNAMKNVREIPIEVEQNKEALSLRTGDITQQASNNVAAASIKVQSDTFSADKKAISQSQQSQTMTSNGIISQEKHMSSASQANYTMTHKGVSSSGSSMISSSSQMSATNGALIKLHDLKLDDLKALTSGSGQREIEQAIAKYSRVLTSFVNTLEDSKAAQEKSLYLEKINEVMQRAWAVPTHGHELGYSLCNSLRNSGGLDLLMKNCVQGDMKIKFSSAKLLEQCLTTENRTHVVDNGLDRVVNVACMCTKEPNTEHSRVGTGILEHLFKHSEGTCSDVIKLGGLDAVLFECRTNDVETLRHCASALANLSLYGGAENQEAMIFRKVPMWLFPLAFHDDDNIKYYACLAIAVLVANKEIEAEVLKSGCLDLVEPFVTTHDPSEFARSNLAHAHGQSKHWLERLVPVLSSNREEARNLAAFHFCMEAGIKREQGNTEIFRDIGAIEALKTVASCPNAIASKFAAQALRLIGETVPHKLSQQVPLWSVEDVQEWVKQINFGQFVKQFEESQVDGDLLLKLNEENLRDDIGIANGILLKRFERELQNLKRMADYSSKDTAKMHHFLAEIGSEYCTYTYAMLNAGIDRNSLPQLNEDMLIAECGIKNSIHRLRILNAVKNLENSLPSSSEENMAKTLDVFVSYRRSNGSQLASLLKVHLQLRGFSVFIDVERLEAGKFDNGLLNSIRQAKNFVLVLTPNALQRCVDDDDGKDWVHREIVAALKSNCNIIPIIDQQFMWPETDRLPEDMRSVCHFNGVTWIHDYQDACIDKLERFMRGEKNLDRLVGIPSTPGSVTYQRMHSNDSDYQQSVGGGSVGGGGSGVVCVSGAGGAANSSGQGGAQQNTSTTNTTNTNT, encoded by the exons ATGTCGCATCAACCACCTTGGCCCATACGTAAAGGCATCTACCGTTCGAGCGGCCAATCGGACTTCGCGCCCGCGCGTTCGCCCAGCCCCATTGTCGAGATGCCGTTATCGCCACCGCCCATAATCAACAGCAACGGTGGCACGCCCATCAGCCGCTTTTCGCCCACCTGTCCGCTTTCGCCGCCACCACAGCCCATACAAGTGATCGTCGGCCCACCGGGGCCCACCATCGCCACGATCAACGACAATGTGTCCGCAACGAAGTCGTCAACACTGTCTGCCGCTGCCACCGGTGCAACGAAATCACACGCTCAGTCCGCATCGGCGTCCACACAATCTGCATCGTCATCGTCGCAAAAGTCATCAGCTGCGTCGTCTTCTTCCTCATCCTCGTCGTCGTCGTCTTCTGCTGCGCGCATGTCGGCCGCAGCTTCATCTTCGTCATCGTCGTCCTCATCGGCCGCGGCCGCTTCTCGGTCTGTACGTAAGAACTCTTGTCCACCCTTTCAGCATTTTAGCTCGCCACAAATCGCTTCGCTGCCGCCACTGCCACCACACGcccacatacaaacacaccaacagctgccacaacaacaacagcaatcgtCACCACAATCGTCggcaaacaacaataacactacAGTCGCCACCCACACAAGCTCACAACacctgaacaacaacaacacatccGGTACTTACTCGAGCAACCCGAATCTCAGCAGCGCTGCAACAGGTGGCAATGCCATGAAGAATGTTCGCGAAATACCCATCGAGGTCGAACAGAACAAG GAAGCCCTCTCGCTACGCACTGGCGATATAACTCAACAGGCTAGCAACAATGTGGCTGCCGCCAGTATTAAAGTGCAAAGTGACACCTTCTCCGCCGACAAGAAAGCCATCTCACAGTCGCAACAATCACAGACGATGACCTCGAACGGCATCATCAGCCAGGAGAAGCATATGTCATCCGCTTCGCAAGCGAATTACACAATGACCCATAAGGGTGTCTCCAGTTCGGGCAGCAGCATGATCTCGTCCTCCTCACAAATGTCCGCCACCAATGGGGCGCTCATCAAATTGCACGACCTAAAATTGGACGATCTGAAGGCACTGACATCTGGCAGCGGACAGCGAGAGATTGAACAGGCTATCGCTAAATATTCCCGCGTACTGACATCATTCGTAAATACGCTGGAGGACTCGAAGGCAGCGCAAGAGAAATCGTTGTATTTGGAGAAAATCAATGAGGTTATGCAACGCGCTTGGGCTGTGCCCACACACGGTCATGAGCTCGGCTACAGTCTATGCAACTCATTGCGCAATAGTGGTGGTTTAGATTTGCTCATGAAGAATTGTGTACAGGGTGATATGAAAATCAAGTTCTCATCGGCCAAATTGTTGGAGCAATGCTTAACCACAGAAAATCGTACACACGTCGTGGACAATGGTCTCGACAGAGTGGTGAATGTGGCCTGTATGTGCACAAAGGAACCAAACACCGAGCATTCGCGTGTGGGTACCGGCATACTGGAGCATCTATTCAAACACTCGGAGGGTACGTGCTCGGATGTCATCAAATTGGGTGGTCTCGATGCTGTGCTCTTCGAATGTCGTACAAATGATGTGGAGACTTTGCGTCATTGCGCCAGTGCCTTAGCCAATTTGTCACTCTATGGTGGCGCTGAAAATCAAGAAGCTATGATCTTTCGCAAAGTACCCATGTGGTTATTCCCGTTGGCCTTCCATGACGATGATAATATAAAATACTACGCCTGCCTTGCAATTGCCGTACTCGTGGCGAATAAAGAGATCGAAGCTGAAGTGCTTAAATCAGGTTGTCTCGATTTGGTGGAACCCTTCGTCACCACACACGATCCCTCCGAATTCGCGCGCTCCAATTTAGCGCATGCTCACGGACAAAGCAAGCATTGGTTAGAACGTTTGGTGCCAGTATTGAGTTCGAACCGTGAAGAGGCACGCAATCTCGCCGCTTTTCATTTCTGCATGGAGGCGGGCATTAAACGTGAACAAGGCAATACAGAAATCTTTCGCGATATTGGCGCGATCGAAGCCCTAAAGACTGTAGCGAGTTGCCCGAATGCGATCGCATCTAAATTCGCCGCGCAAGCGCTTCGTCTTATCGGCGAAACCGTGCCACATAAACTCTCGCAACAAGTACCATTATGGTCGGTCGAAGACGTGCAAGAATGGGTGAAACAAATTAATTTCGGTCAGTTTGTGAAACAGTTCGAGGAGTCTCAAGTTGATGGTGATCTCTTGTTGAAGCTGAATGAGGAAAATCTACGCGATGATATTGGCATCGCGAATGGCATACTGTTGAAACGTTTCGAACGCGAGCTGCAAAATCTCAAACGCATGGCCGACTACTCATCAAAAGATACGGCAAAGATGCATCATTTCTTGGCCGAAATCGGTTCAGAGTACTGCACCTACACATATGCAATGCTGAATGCCGGCATAGATCGGAACTCGCTGCCACAGCTGAATGAGGATATGCTCATTGCTGAGTGTGGCATCAAGAACTCCATACATCGGTTGCGTATACTGAATGCCGTAAAAAACCTGGAAAACTCATTACCCAGCTCGTCGGAGGAGAATATGGCAAAGACCTTGGATGTCTTTGTCAGCTATCGGCGTTCGAATGGCTCGCAGTTGGCCAGTTTATTGAAG GTTCACTTGCAGTTGCGCGGTTTCTCGGTGTTCATCGATGTTGAGCGCCTGGAAGCGGGCAAATTCGATAATGGACTGCTAAACAGTATTCGACAGGCGAAGAATTTCGTTTTAGTATTAACACCAAATGCGTTGCAACGCTGCGTGGATGACGACGATGGCAAGGATTGGGTGCATCGC GAAATCGTCGCGGCGTTAAAAtcaaattgtaatattattcCTATAATTGATCAACAATTTATGTGGCCAGAGACCGATCGCTTGCCAGAAGATATGCGCAGCGTTTGCCATTTCAACGGCGTCACGTGGATACATGACTACCAGGATGCCTGCATCGATAAACTAGAGAG ATTCATGCGTGGTGAGAAGAATTTGGATCGCCTTGTGGGCATACCCAGCACACCGGGCTCGGTGACCTACCAAAGAATGCACAGCAATGACTCCGACTATCAGCAGAGTGTGGGCGGCGGCAGCGTCGGCGGCGGTGGCAGTGGCGTTGTATGTGTCAGCGGTGCCGGTGGTGCGGCGAATAGCAGCGGACAAGGTGGGGCACAACAAAATACGTcaactacaaatacaacaaatacgaATACATAG